TGGCTGAGGAAGTTCATAATGTGACCGAAATCGCGGAAATGCTGAACACTCCGGCCGTGAACGTTTCGCATCACCTCAACGTGCTTCGACATGCAAGGCTGATCAAAGGAAATAAGAAGGGCCGTTTCGTCTGGTATTCTCTGCAACCAGGTGTTTTGCAGGAAGTCGTCGAAGCCGGGATTCCCAAGGAAGTTCTCGATTTGAACTGCTGCAAACTCGAACTTCGCATGGGTAAAAACGATAAGTGCTAAAGTTTTCGGAGCACGAACGTGCACGGAGACTGAGGGGCTTCCGACTCATAGAGTTTCCAATCGAACAATTTCTTATCCAATTTTTCCAGCCAATTCCGAACGGCGTTTGCCTCTTCCTCCCCTCCGGGATGACCGACATAAGCGACAATTGTTACGAGGCCGTTGGGTTTCAGATAGTTCAGCCCGCATTCTATTGCGGTGAGTGTCGTCTCTGGCTGGGTAACGAGAGATTTGTCGCTTCCCGGGCGGTAGCCGAGATTAAAAGTGATCGCCGCAATCTGGCCGAGATATTCCTTTGAAACCAATTCCCCCATGCGTTCGTGACCCGCCAGTATCAATCGAACATTTTCGATTTGTTCCTGCGTGAGTTTGGCTCGCGTTTGCTCGATGGCTTCCGGTTGGATATCGAAGGCAAAAACCATTCCCTGGCCTCCAACCGCCTTGGCCAAAAAGAGGGTATCGTGCCCATTTCCAGCAGTAGCATCAATCGCCTTATCCTTAGGTCGCAAATGCCCGGCCAGCAGTTCATGGACCAGATTCGTCATTCGAGTTTTCAATGGGCACTCCCAAAACGCGTCCAGGAAAGTTGCGTCGGAATGGGTGTCGCATCGATCAGAAAGTTGGCAAAGTGTAGCGATACCAAAGGTGCGTACAAGGCTCCCTTGGTACCCAGACCATTGAAAAAACCGAGCTGTGGCAGATCCGGAGCCAAGCCTATGGCCGGTTTGAGATCACGCAAAATGGGTCTAATGGCCGCTCGATGATCTACAATCTCAAAATCACGTTTTAAAAATTCCTTCAGTCTTTTTAAAATCAGTTCTCGACCGGCCTGGGTGGGAGCCGAATCCAGCTCTTTCCACTCATAGGTTGATCCTGCCCGATAAATTTCATTACCGCACCGAGCCAGCCAAATTCCTCGATGAACGACTCGTGTTTCCTGCAGGCCGGGTATTCGAAGGGTGAGAATTTCTCCTTTGGCCGGTAACCAGTCTGCAAGCAATCGCGGATTTCGCCGTTCCTGATGACCGGTACAGGATATCAGCTGACAAGCAGTTAGCTTCCAGCGAGGAACGTAAACACGATCACGGAGCAGTTCGATGTCCTCAGATAAATCGAGTCGATCAGTTAGAAATCTTTGCTGACTTCGCAGGTAATCTCGAGTGGCTTGGAGATATTCTGGACAATTCAGGACACCCGCTACTGGCATCTCGAAGCTCCCGTGGGGTTGTTCGAAGTCATTTGGATCGAGTGTCGAGCTCGGGTCGGAGCGAAGCAAATGAGGTTCCACTTGCAACTGGGCTTCAAATCTTTGGAGCTCTTTCTGCTCAGTAAAAATTCGAACCATGGGAGCCAGAGTGAGGATCGACGCTTGGGTGAACCGTTCGACTTGCTGATAGAAATGTTTCGCTAACGGCCAGTAATCATCCCAACCCTCGGTTTTTACCAGTCGTTTACCGGTGAGAGGCGTGAGAAGCCCGGCCGCGATTTTTGAGGAAGTGACTTCGTCTACAGGGTCGACAACGCAGACGCTCTTGCCTCGCCAGATCAATTGCCATGCGAGAGTGCTGCCGGCAAGCCCCTGTCCGAGTATCAGGTAGTCGAAATGATCCATCGAATAGATCTAGAGAATTTGGAGAATTTCTTGAGACCCGAGGTTGATCCACTTTGCCGGAATGTGCATTTTGATACGGCAGCAATTAAATTCTAAATTACAACGCAAAATCCAGCTTAAAGAAAACTCAGTTTCGATTCTCAAGCTTCACTGGAATATCGGGTTGCACTTGTTTTTTTACTCACTCGGGTTTATCCAATCGCCTGCCGAGAAAGAAGGATCTTAAATGCGTGGGAACGGATTGTTGCCCGGTGGAGGGATGGGTCTCTCCTGTGTATTCGCAATCTTACTTATCGTGAGCAGGCCCGTTTATAGCTATGCTCGCCAGGATCCCTCGGAAGCCACTCCTAAAACTCCGATCATTTCACCGCCAGAATTAGATTCCAAACTTATAACGCCAGAAGCTCCAAGCAATGGCTTCAAGGAATTTCTTTCCGTTAAGGTCGTCGATGGCACTCTCCCGCCTTCGGTAGTACTGCCGCCCGGTTCCGCATCAGAATTCTCCAAAGCCACTGATCCCAGTCAACGCACCGTGCTCCCTTCAGGGCCCACCGTATTCGGTATTGCAGGGATTTCGATCTATCCCGTTGGGGAGCGAACTGGCCCGAACGGACTCGAGTACAATCAACTTTTCTCTCTGAATCTCGATCTGAACATCTGGCTCTGGCGGAGCCAAGGACTCTATTTGACGAATCAGATGGTTTTCTGGGGACAGAAACCGGGAATCGGGATCACCAATTCGAGTCAGGGTAATTTTGACTTCAGCAAACGGGAATATGATTTTACGATCGGTGCCGCCTGGAACTACTCCGGGCCTTGGGAAGCGCGATTCTTTGCTTATTCCTACAACAACTTGAACCGCGGAACTTCTCTGGCCAGTCCCAATGGTTTTAACGACGGCGTCGCACTGGAACAACGATTATACCTCGGCGATGGATATACTTTGCTGGGCACGTCCGATTACGACATCGCCCGGACTTCCTATCTGGGTGTCGGCTACTATCCCACAAAAAATATGACAGATACACAGGGATATCTCTTTAAACCCGGGCTATTCGGCGAGAGCTATCTCTTCTATGACCTGATCGATAAAACCCTTTATGCTTATCTTCAAAGCTCGCTCATTTTTAGAAATGATTTCTCACCGAAACTTCTACAGTCCGATCTCGGGCTTGCCTGGCGACCGTTCGAAGAACACAAGCGGCTAGAATTTCGATTGGGCGTCAACAATACTTGGGACATTATGCGCAAAGACGCGCAAACGGGAATTTACGCGGCCATTCGATTTACATTCTGATTGAATTATTTCTTCCGAGTGTTTGTCTCGTTTCTACTTTTCGATCACAAAACAGCCTTATTCCGGCACTCCGGAATTCAATCACGGCCACTAACACTCACCAGTCTTGTTCAAATCTTCATAGAAGATTTTTTTGAGCTATTTCCCGATAAATAATGTGCTTTCTGACCGGGCAATGCTTCAGAAGCAGGCTGCATCGACCTCACCGCGTCGAAAATTGCTATACTAAGAAGATAGGAAGTGGCACATTTGAA
The genomic region above belongs to Telmatocola sphagniphila and contains:
- a CDS encoding ArsR/SmtB family transcription factor, which encodes MARDPMEPKRCAELLGALAAPERLKIVRFLAEEVHNVTEIAEMLNTPAVNVSHHLNVLRHARLIKGNKKGRFVWYSLQPGVLQEVVEAGIPKEVLDLNCCKLELRMGKNDKC
- a CDS encoding tRNA (mnm(5)s(2)U34)-methyltransferase, whose product is MKTRMTNLVHELLAGHLRPKDKAIDATAGNGHDTLFLAKAVGGQGMVFAFDIQPEAIEQTRAKLTQEQIENVRLILAGHERMGELVSKEYLGQIAAITFNLGYRPGSDKSLVTQPETTLTAIECGLNYLKPNGLVTIVAYVGHPGGEEEANAVRNWLEKLDKKLFDWKLYESEAPQSPCTFVLRKL
- a CDS encoding NAD(P)/FAD-dependent oxidoreductase; the encoded protein is MDHFDYLILGQGLAGSTLAWQLIWRGKSVCVVDPVDEVTSSKIAAGLLTPLTGKRLVKTEGWDDYWPLAKHFYQQVERFTQASILTLAPMVRIFTEQKELQRFEAQLQVEPHLLRSDPSSTLDPNDFEQPHGSFEMPVAGVLNCPEYLQATRDYLRSQQRFLTDRLDLSEDIELLRDRVYVPRWKLTACQLISCTGHQERRNPRLLADWLPAKGEILTLRIPGLQETRVVHRGIWLARCGNEIYRAGSTYEWKELDSAPTQAGRELILKRLKEFLKRDFEIVDHRAAIRPILRDLKPAIGLAPDLPQLGFFNGLGTKGALYAPLVSLHFANFLIDATPIPTQLSWTRFGSAH